Proteins from a single region of Deltaproteobacteria bacterium:
- a CDS encoding radical SAM protein has protein sequence MIAEISEKSVTGTALGVYGCYESCRLCPRECRVNRLEEEAEGTGGVSLGYCGESSLLRVSYVGPHFGEEPPISGVHGSGTVFFSGCSLQCSFCQNHQISRGGLGEKITIGSLIQRVEAMILEDRVHNVNLVTPDHFFPHVHHLVSALRGKGYELPIVYNLSGYQSKRMLEMARDVVDIYLPDFKYADAFLSRRFSKCRDYPAVALDAISEMVRQKGFLDSFETGRSVARRGVLVRHLILPGKIQNSLDALTSLFLEFGPHLPLSLMSQYTPALPQKDDDLNRYLKREEFETIYNHALDLGFDRLFVQFPESPRGRGPSPSPFFPDFRRRRPFGGGSPETS, from the coding sequence ATGATAGCGGAGATCTCTGAAAAATCGGTGACTGGGACAGCCTTGGGTGTTTACGGTTGTTACGAATCTTGCCGCTTATGCCCGAGGGAATGCAGGGTGAACCGCCTAGAAGAAGAGGCGGAAGGAACGGGAGGGGTCAGTTTGGGATATTGCGGGGAAAGCTCTCTGCTTCGGGTATCTTACGTGGGCCCCCATTTCGGTGAAGAACCTCCGATTTCGGGGGTGCATGGGTCCGGAACCGTTTTCTTCTCCGGCTGCTCACTTCAGTGCTCCTTCTGCCAGAACCACCAGATCTCACGGGGAGGGTTGGGTGAAAAGATTACTATAGGGAGTCTGATCCAGCGAGTTGAGGCGATGATCCTGGAGGACAGGGTCCATAACGTCAACCTAGTGACCCCTGATCATTTTTTCCCCCACGTCCATCACCTGGTCTCCGCTCTTCGGGGCAAGGGATACGAACTCCCGATCGTCTACAATCTGTCCGGATACCAGTCGAAGAGGATGCTTGAGATGGCCCGGGACGTAGTGGACATCTACCTTCCGGATTTCAAGTATGCGGACGCGTTCCTTTCCAGGAGGTTCTCGAAATGCAGGGATTACCCGGCCGTGGCCCTTGATGCCATCTCTGAAATGGTCCGCCAGAAAGGCTTCCTTGATTCCTTTGAGACCGGGAGGAGCGTGGCGCGACGAGGGGTTCTGGTCCGGCACCTGATCCTTCCCGGAAAGATCCAGAATTCCCTGGATGCCCTTACCTCCCTTTTCCTGGAATTCGGTCCGCATCTTCCCCTGAGCCTCATGTCCCAGTACACTCCCGCCCTTCCCCAGAAGGACGATGATCTGAACCGATACCTGAAAAGGGAGGAATTCGAGACGATATACAATCATGCCCTCGACCTCGGGTTCGACCGTCTTTTTGTTCAGTTTCCGGAATCTCCCCGGGGAAGGGGGCCTTCACCGTCCCCATTTTTCCCGGATTTTCGTCGAAGGCGTCCTTTCGGGGGCGGCTCCCCCGAGACCTCGTGA
- the thpR gene encoding RNA 2',3'-cyclic phosphodiesterase — translation MEIRSFLAFELPGEMMAAIDAVAADLRKTPLEARWVRPGNIHLTMVFLGNIPVGDVDPIKEKLRVVCEGYGPFRLSLNGIGCFPNSRRPRVLWIGLRGEGERLSAFRDSLREALEDFGVEREDRPFRPHLTLGRFRRPPGPGSPLEEIFSKYRDLEGPECRLDRLTFFKSTLKPTGAIYSRLAEWPLVGKK, via the coding sequence ATGGAAATCCGTTCCTTTCTGGCATTTGAACTGCCCGGGGAGATGATGGCCGCCATTGACGCAGTGGCGGCGGATCTCCGGAAGACCCCGCTGGAGGCGCGGTGGGTAAGGCCTGGTAATATCCACCTGACCATGGTCTTCCTGGGAAACATCCCTGTCGGAGACGTTGATCCCATAAAGGAGAAGCTCAGGGTCGTCTGCGAAGGATACGGACCCTTTCGCCTTTCCCTGAATGGAATAGGTTGTTTCCCAAACAGCCGAAGACCCAGGGTCTTGTGGATCGGGCTCAGGGGGGAAGGGGAAAGGCTCTCCGCCTTCAGGGATTCCCTTCGGGAAGCACTGGAGGATTTCGGGGTGGAGCGGGAAGATCGGCCCTTCAGACCACATCTTACCCTGGGCCGCTTCAGAAGGCCTCCCGGCCCCGGTTCTCCGCTGGAGGAAATTTTCTCGAAATATCGGGATCTGGAAGGTCCCGAGTGCCGATTGGATCGGCTGACCTTTTTCAAAAGCACCTTGAAGCCGACCGGTGCGATCTATTCGCGATTGGCAGAGTGGCCCCTTGTCGGGAAGAAGTAA
- a CDS encoding competence/damage-inducible protein A, with amino-acid sequence MYGEIITIGNELISGRTMDLNAWYAAGRLTASGLKVTRITTVGDDPERVSRALTEAVRDSRFVIVTGGLGSTEDDMTCEIAAQALDRPLRFDKQMFQRIKKYVEVRGIELSPSLEKMAWMPEGSSMLHPEGNFCGFSLSKDSVRLYFLPGVPDQMRFLMDKFVLPEILARYETLPVMRQRILKLYGLSEPKIADVLKELLQKRRDVILGFYPHFPENHITMSLRGRDEAGVTEELDRMEKEIREILDPYIFTSGNQTMESVVGERLREKAMTVSVAESCTGGLIGHLLTNVPGSSAYFMGGMTVYSNQAKVDLLGVSPRTLEKVGAVSDGTAREMARGVRDRMKTDIGLAVTGIAGPDGGSRDKPVGTVHIALTESKETFSRRYRFWGTRIQIKQNTAMMALDWLRRYLDGNPFLSGI; translated from the coding sequence ATGTACGGGGAGATCATCACCATCGGAAATGAGCTGATTTCCGGCAGGACCATGGACCTTAACGCTTGGTATGCCGCAGGAAGGCTCACGGCGTCGGGCCTGAAGGTGACCCGTATCACCACTGTGGGGGACGACCCCGAAAGGGTTTCAAGGGCGCTTACCGAGGCTGTCAGGGATTCCCGTTTCGTTATCGTCACGGGGGGACTCGGTTCCACGGAAGACGACATGACCTGTGAGATCGCGGCCCAGGCCTTGGATCGACCCCTGCGCTTCGATAAGCAGATGTTTCAACGGATCAAGAAATATGTGGAGGTCAGGGGAATCGAGCTTTCTCCATCCCTGGAGAAGATGGCTTGGATGCCGGAAGGTTCCAGCATGCTTCATCCCGAAGGAAATTTCTGCGGTTTCTCCTTATCCAAGGACAGTGTCCGCCTCTATTTTCTTCCCGGGGTGCCGGATCAGATGCGCTTTTTGATGGATAAGTTCGTGCTCCCCGAAATCCTGGCCCGGTATGAAACGCTTCCGGTCATGCGGCAAAGGATCCTGAAGCTTTACGGGCTGAGCGAACCAAAGATAGCAGATGTATTGAAAGAACTACTCCAAAAGCGCAGGGACGTGATCCTTGGGTTTTATCCTCATTTTCCGGAAAATCATATCACCATGAGCTTGCGTGGGCGTGACGAGGCCGGGGTGACGGAGGAACTGGATCGAATGGAGAAGGAAATCCGGGAGATCCTGGATCCTTACATCTTCACCTCAGGGAACCAGACCATGGAATCGGTGGTCGGTGAACGGTTGAGGGAAAAGGCCATGACGGTGTCGGTGGCCGAGTCCTGCACGGGGGGGCTCATCGGACATCTCTTGACCAATGTTCCTGGAAGTTCCGCCTATTTTATGGGCGGCATGACGGTTTACAGCAACCAGGCCAAGGTGGACCTGCTGGGGGTGTCTCCAAGGACCCTTGAGAAGGTGGGCGCTGTGAGCGACGGGACGGCCCGGGAGATGGCCCGTGGAGTGAGGGACAGAATGAAGACCGATATCGGTCTTGCCGTGACAGGCATAGCGGGGCCCGACGGGGGAAGTAGGGACAAACCCGTGGGAACGGTCCATATTGCTTTGACGGAATCGAAAGAGACCTTTTCCCGGAGATATCGATTCTGGGGCACCAGGATCCAAATCAAGCAAAATACGGCCATGATGGCCTTGGATTGGCTGAGACGTTATCTGGATGGAAATCCGTTCCTTTCTGGCATTTGA
- the larC gene encoding nickel pincer cofactor biosynthesis protein LarC: MKTAYLDCFSGISGDMLVGALLDLGLPIRELEGVLSSLPLSGYRIEARKEERNSLFGTRFLVEVEEVRQPHRTLPDIRSIFESSGFSSGAREKILEVFETIAREEARIHNLSPEKVHFHEVGAVDSIVDISGAVFGLEFLGIHTLWASSLPLGSGFVETRHGTIPVPSPATLGILKGAPVYDSGLRAELVTPTGAALLKTLVQGFGGMPAMTVEDVGYGVGTQRLPDRPNLLRILVGRSQSGREGDTVAVLEANLDDTNPEWLGFLMDRLFDAGALDVVFLPAYMKKNRPGILVQVLGPPSRRDALMEILFRESTTLGVRFQHVRRRILPRLEEELESPWGKLAVKRVQGPDGRWTPVPEYEACRRIAEREGVPLKEIYAWIISTGRK; the protein is encoded by the coding sequence ATGAAAACAGCTTATCTTGACTGTTTTTCCGGGATCAGCGGGGACATGCTGGTCGGCGCCTTGCTGGATCTGGGGCTGCCCATCCGTGAGCTTGAAGGGGTCCTATCTTCCCTTCCCCTTTCCGGTTATCGGATTGAGGCCAGAAAAGAAGAACGGAACAGCCTTTTCGGAACCCGTTTTCTCGTGGAGGTTGAGGAAGTCCGTCAGCCCCACAGAACCCTCCCTGATATTCGGAGTATCTTTGAGTCCTCCGGATTCAGTTCCGGCGCCAGAGAGAAGATTCTGGAGGTTTTCGAAACCATTGCCCGGGAGGAGGCCAGGATCCACAACCTTTCTCCCGAAAAGGTGCACTTTCACGAAGTGGGGGCCGTGGATTCCATCGTTGATATTTCCGGGGCCGTGTTCGGACTGGAGTTCTTGGGGATCCATACCCTATGGGCCTCTTCCTTGCCTCTGGGCTCGGGATTCGTGGAGACCCGTCACGGAACCATTCCCGTTCCCTCCCCGGCCACCCTGGGGATTCTCAAGGGGGCTCCCGTCTATGATTCAGGACTACGGGCCGAACTGGTCACCCCCACAGGCGCGGCACTCCTAAAGACTCTCGTTCAAGGGTTCGGGGGCATGCCGGCAATGACGGTTGAGGACGTGGGATACGGGGTGGGCACGCAAAGATTGCCCGACAGGCCAAATCTCCTCCGAATCCTGGTAGGAAGGTCTCAATCCGGACGGGAAGGAGACACCGTTGCCGTCCTCGAGGCGAATCTGGATGATACGAATCCGGAATGGCTCGGGTTCCTTATGGACCGGCTTTTCGACGCAGGGGCATTGGACGTGGTTTTTCTCCCTGCGTATATGAAAAAGAACCGACCCGGTATCCTGGTCCAGGTGCTGGGACCCCCAAGCCGGCGGGATGCCCTGATGGAGATCTTGTTCAGGGAAAGTACCACCTTGGGGGTGCGCTTCCAGCACGTCCGGAGGCGGATTCTCCCGCGTTTAGAGGAGGAGTTGGAAAGCCCCTGGGGCAAACTGGCTGTGAAGCGGGTCCAAGGGCCGGATGGTCGATGGACCCCAGTCCCCGAATACGAGGCCTGCAGGAGAATAGCCGAACGGGAGGGGGTCCCGCTCAAGGAAATCTACGCCTGGATCATTTCCACCGGCAGGAAGTGA
- a CDS encoding nucleotide sugar dehydrogenase, producing MEYSVSPGGERFKLPEEEDYRKEFERLSKLVQEHRSEGREIVVVMGLGFVGAVMAGVIADSVDKETGVPNKFVIGMQRPSTRSFWKIPLLNRGISPVKAEDPEVDPMIERCVNRKKTMTATFTYDALKLADVLVVDVQCDFVKQDLGNLRSGQAEISALEESFKIIGQKIDPRCLVLIETTVPPGTTEYVAYPHIKKAFKKRGIQEEPLLAHSFERVMPGRNYVSSVRDFWRVCSGINEESKRRVTRFLSEVLNVDDYPLTVLERPIESETCKIVENSYRATILAFLDEWSLFAETNGVDLIKVINAIKVRPTHNNIIFPGPGIGGYCLPKDGGLGLWAYKHLLGFENDIFKITPEAININDTRGLHAAQLVRDALRNMGMIPAACQVTVLGASYREDVGDTRYSGSEIIVRKLTEMGAEVRAHDPYVKHWWELEKQDTYPAVGASWSRFFRNQDHLKDFRMTRDLEEALRGADAVVLAVRHKEYLDLDPDEVVEMIGGPAAIVDCFGILDDRKIERYFELGCEVKGLGRGHINRIKDRVRKRVMGKKTPTK from the coding sequence ATGGAATACTCGGTAAGCCCCGGAGGAGAGAGATTCAAACTTCCGGAAGAAGAGGATTACCGCAAGGAATTCGAAAGACTGTCAAAGCTCGTCCAGGAACACCGGTCGGAGGGGCGGGAAATCGTGGTGGTCATGGGCCTGGGATTTGTCGGGGCGGTCATGGCCGGGGTCATCGCCGATTCGGTGGACAAGGAAACCGGGGTCCCCAACAAGTTCGTCATCGGGATGCAGAGGCCGAGCACGAGGAGTTTCTGGAAAATCCCCCTCCTCAATCGTGGAATCTCTCCGGTCAAGGCCGAGGACCCTGAGGTGGATCCGATGATTGAGCGCTGTGTCAATCGGAAGAAGACCATGACCGCAACCTTCACTTACGATGCTCTCAAGCTCGCAGATGTGCTTGTGGTGGATGTGCAGTGTGATTTCGTGAAGCAGGACCTGGGCAACCTGCGAAGCGGACAAGCAGAGATCAGCGCACTGGAGGAAAGCTTCAAGATAATCGGGCAAAAGATCGATCCCCGGTGCCTGGTACTGATTGAAACCACTGTCCCGCCCGGAACTACCGAATACGTAGCCTATCCCCATATCAAGAAGGCCTTTAAGAAGAGGGGCATCCAGGAAGAGCCCTTGCTGGCCCACAGCTTCGAGCGGGTTATGCCGGGGAGGAATTACGTGAGTTCCGTTCGGGACTTCTGGCGGGTCTGCAGCGGTATCAATGAAGAAAGCAAAAGGCGGGTCACCCGATTCCTCTCCGAGGTCCTTAACGTGGATGACTATCCCCTGACGGTGCTGGAAAGGCCCATTGAGAGTGAAACCTGCAAGATCGTGGAAAACAGTTACCGGGCCACGATCCTGGCCTTCCTGGACGAGTGGAGTCTGTTCGCGGAAACCAACGGGGTGGACCTGATCAAGGTCATCAATGCCATCAAAGTCCGGCCCACCCACAACAACATCATCTTTCCGGGCCCTGGAATCGGAGGTTACTGCCTGCCCAAGGACGGGGGACTGGGCCTCTGGGCCTACAAACACCTCCTGGGTTTTGAAAACGACATTTTCAAAATCACTCCCGAGGCCATCAATATCAATGATACCCGGGGGTTACACGCGGCCCAACTGGTGCGGGACGCCCTGAGGAATATGGGGATGATACCGGCGGCCTGCCAGGTAACCGTGTTAGGGGCCTCTTACCGGGAGGACGTGGGCGATACCCGATACAGTGGTTCTGAAATCATTGTCAGGAAACTGACGGAGATGGGAGCGGAGGTTCGGGCCCATGACCCTTACGTGAAACACTGGTGGGAACTGGAAAAGCAGGACACTTACCCGGCGGTAGGAGCAAGTTGGTCCAGGTTCTTCAGGAATCAGGACCATCTGAAGGACTTCCGGATGACCAGGGATCTTGAGGAAGCGCTTCGAGGCGCGGACGCCGTCGTGCTGGCCGTCCGGCACAAAGAGTACCTGGATCTGGATCCGGACGAAGTGGTCGAAATGATAGGCGGTCCGGCCGCGATCGTGGATTGTTTCGGGATCCTGGATGACCGGAAAATCGAGAGATATTTCGAACTGGGATGCGAAGTCAAAGGACTGGGAAGAGGCCATATCAACCGGATCAAAGATCGGGTACGAAAAAGGGTAATGGGTAAAAAAACCCCCACAAAATAG
- the alaS gene encoding alanine--tRNA ligase, with translation MDFREIRQKFFDFFTERGHERVASAPLIPREDPSLLFTNAGMVQFKRLFLGEEKRSYNRAVTSQKCVRAGGKHNDLENVGYTARHHTFFEMLGNFSFGDYFKEKAISWSWELLTEGYGLPADRLYVSVFREDDEAYKIWEKQIGVPAERIVRLGEKDNFWAMGDTGPCGPCSEILIDQGESVGCGRPECAPGCECDRYLEIWNLVFMQFNRDPDGTLHPLPRPSIDTGMGLERLAAVVQGVKSNYDTDLFRDIIRGISEIAGKEYGEETRQDVSFRVIADHARAAAFLIGDGVMPSNEGRGYVLRRIIRRAIRFGQVLGIEEPFLHLIADKVIDFMGGDFPELTASRSFIEGVVLSEEKRFADTLHHGMRVLREEIETLRTKGEDTIPGEVAFKLYDTYGLSVDILVDVAREEGLRVDLPGYEEAMDRQRRKSQESWKGSGEEEIPEVYRKLAAEGLSSVFVGYGQLVSPCEVTALLMEGEEVPSAGAGDEVEVLLDRTPFYGEAGGQVGDKGWLSGENLQVEILGTLKFGQDFIVHQGKVLQGRLSKGDLVEARVDAAKRRATACNHTATHLLHAALREVLGDHVKQAGSLVSPERLRFDFSHFTQVDPEKLREVERLVNRRIRENHPLSIQEMDRQEALDTGAMAIFEERYGERVRLVRIGDGVSMELCGGTHTARTGDIGLFKIVSESAVGANLRRIEALTGEAALEFVQSQESELKEVSSLLKTSPDQLKDRAERLLKQQKSMDREIESLKARLRSLQSGDLLSGIREVGGVKVLVREVDADSPRELREFADRVKEKLDSGIAVLGSKRPDKALLICIVTDDLQERFKAGEIIRRLAEKVGGKGGGRPDMAQGGGSRPEALDSALSSTFDLVAEGL, from the coding sequence ATGGATTTCAGAGAAATCAGGCAGAAATTTTTCGACTTTTTTACGGAACGCGGGCATGAGAGGGTCGCCAGCGCCCCCCTCATCCCCAGGGAGGATCCCTCCCTGTTGTTTACCAACGCCGGCATGGTGCAATTCAAGCGGCTGTTCCTGGGAGAGGAGAAGAGGAGCTACAACCGGGCTGTGACCTCCCAAAAGTGCGTCCGGGCCGGGGGGAAACACAACGACCTGGAGAACGTGGGATATACCGCGAGACATCATACCTTCTTTGAAATGCTCGGGAACTTCTCCTTCGGTGATTATTTCAAAGAGAAGGCCATATCCTGGAGCTGGGAACTGCTGACGGAAGGCTACGGGCTGCCGGCGGACCGCCTTTATGTTTCCGTATTCAGGGAAGACGACGAGGCATACAAAATATGGGAGAAGCAGATCGGCGTGCCCGCCGAGAGGATCGTCCGCCTGGGGGAGAAGGACAATTTCTGGGCCATGGGGGATACGGGACCCTGCGGGCCCTGTTCGGAAATCCTGATCGATCAAGGAGAGTCCGTGGGCTGTGGAAGACCTGAGTGCGCACCCGGGTGCGAGTGCGACCGCTACCTGGAGATTTGGAACCTGGTCTTCATGCAATTCAATCGCGATCCCGACGGCACCCTTCATCCCCTCCCAAGGCCCAGCATCGATACCGGCATGGGACTTGAGAGACTGGCCGCCGTGGTCCAGGGAGTAAAGAGCAATTATGATACGGATCTTTTCAGGGACATCATCCGGGGGATCTCCGAGATCGCTGGCAAGGAATACGGAGAAGAGACCCGGCAGGACGTATCCTTCAGGGTGATCGCCGACCACGCCCGGGCAGCCGCCTTTCTCATAGGGGACGGCGTGATGCCTTCCAACGAGGGTAGGGGTTATGTCCTGAGAAGGATTATCCGCAGGGCCATCCGGTTCGGGCAGGTCCTGGGCATCGAGGAGCCCTTCCTTCACCTCATCGCGGACAAGGTGATCGATTTTATGGGCGGAGACTTCCCGGAACTGACGGCTTCCAGGAGCTTCATCGAGGGTGTCGTGCTCAGTGAGGAAAAACGTTTCGCCGATACCCTTCACCATGGCATGAGGGTATTGAGAGAAGAGATCGAGACCCTGAGAACCAAGGGAGAAGACACCATCCCGGGAGAAGTGGCCTTCAAACTTTACGATACCTACGGGCTTTCGGTCGACATCCTCGTGGACGTTGCCAGGGAAGAGGGGCTTCGGGTCGATCTTCCGGGTTATGAGGAGGCCATGGACCGGCAGCGGCGAAAGTCCCAGGAGTCCTGGAAGGGCAGCGGGGAAGAGGAGATCCCGGAGGTCTACCGCAAACTGGCGGCGGAGGGTCTTTCCAGCGTCTTTGTGGGCTACGGGCAGCTCGTCTCCCCTTGCGAGGTGACGGCCCTTCTCATGGAGGGTGAAGAGGTGCCCTCCGCCGGTGCGGGAGACGAGGTGGAGGTGCTTCTGGACCGAACTCCTTTTTACGGCGAGGCCGGGGGACAGGTCGGGGACAAGGGTTGGCTCAGCGGTGAGAACCTGCAGGTGGAGATCTTGGGAACGCTCAAATTCGGCCAGGACTTCATCGTCCACCAGGGCAAAGTCCTGCAAGGCCGGCTCTCCAAGGGTGATCTGGTTGAGGCCCGGGTGGACGCCGCCAAGAGAAGGGCCACGGCCTGCAACCACACGGCCACCCATCTTCTCCACGCGGCCCTGAGGGAGGTCCTCGGGGACCACGTCAAACAGGCCGGCTCCCTGGTTTCCCCGGAGCGCCTTCGCTTCGACTTCAGCCATTTTACCCAGGTGGATCCCGAAAAACTCCGGGAAGTGGAACGTCTCGTAAACCGGCGTATTCGGGAAAACCACCCCCTTTCCATCCAAGAGATGGACAGGCAGGAGGCCCTGGATACCGGGGCCATGGCCATCTTCGAAGAACGGTACGGGGAGAGGGTTCGCCTGGTTCGGATCGGGGACGGGGTGAGCATGGAACTTTGCGGAGGAACCCACACGGCAAGAACGGGAGACATCGGCCTTTTCAAGATCGTGAGTGAGAGTGCCGTTGGGGCCAATCTGCGGCGAATCGAGGCCCTGACCGGCGAGGCTGCTCTGGAATTCGTCCAGTCTCAGGAAAGCGAGCTGAAAGAGGTCTCTTCTCTCTTGAAGACTTCCCCGGATCAACTCAAGGACCGGGCCGAGAGACTCTTGAAACAACAGAAATCAATGGACCGCGAGATAGAGTCCCTGAAGGCCAGGCTTCGTTCCCTGCAATCCGGGGACCTTCTCTCAGGGATTCGTGAGGTTGGAGGAGTCAAGGTGCTGGTTCGTGAAGTGGATGCTGACTCACCCCGCGAACTGAGGGAATTCGCCGACCGGGTGAAAGAGAAACTGGATTCCGGAATCGCGGTACTAGGGTCCAAAAGGCCGGACAAAGCCCTCCTCATCTGCATCGTCACTGACGACTTGCAGGAGCGTTTCAAGGCAGGGGAAATCATTCGCCGATTGGCCGAAAAGGTGGGCGGAAAAGGCGGCGGCAGGCCGGATATGGCCCAAGGGGGAGGGAGCAGGCCGGAGGCCCTGGATTCAGCACTCTCCTCTACATTCGATCTGGTGGCCGAGGGGCTTTAA
- the recA gene encoding recombinase RecA yields the protein MVKQSDRERAVQQAISQIERQFGRGSIMKMGEERVVDIPAIPTGSLALDLALGVGGVPRGRVVEIYGPESSGKTTLALHIAAEAQMLDGMVAFIDAEHALDVGYARRLGVDVDSLLVSQPDTGEQALDIAEILVRSGAIDVLIIDSVAALVPRAEIEGEMGDQHVGLQARLMSQALRKLTATISKSRTCVIFINQIRMKIGVMFGSPETTTGGNALKFYASQRLDIRRIGAIKEGDQVVGNRTRVKVVKNKIAPPFKEAEFDIIYGRGISREGDILDLSVSMGIVEKSGAWYSFEGERLGQGRENVKRFLAENRDTLERLTRMIREKTGLIKTEEEAEEKKAKD from the coding sequence ATGGTAAAGCAATCGGATAGGGAACGAGCGGTTCAACAGGCCATTTCCCAAATCGAAAGGCAGTTCGGCCGTGGTTCCATTATGAAGATGGGCGAGGAAAGGGTGGTGGATATCCCGGCCATCCCGACCGGTTCTCTGGCGCTGGATCTGGCTCTCGGTGTCGGGGGAGTACCCAGAGGAAGGGTCGTGGAGATTTATGGTCCCGAATCATCTGGAAAAACGACCCTCGCTCTCCATATCGCCGCAGAGGCCCAGATGTTGGACGGCATGGTGGCCTTTATCGATGCGGAGCACGCCCTGGACGTAGGTTATGCCAGGAGGCTCGGGGTTGACGTGGACAGCCTGCTCGTCTCCCAGCCCGATACAGGGGAACAGGCCCTGGACATAGCGGAAATCCTGGTAAGGAGCGGAGCTATCGATGTCTTGATCATCGACTCCGTTGCCGCGCTCGTCCCTCGCGCCGAGATTGAGGGAGAGATGGGAGACCAGCACGTGGGGCTCCAGGCCCGTCTTATGTCCCAAGCCCTCCGGAAACTCACGGCCACCATCAGCAAGTCCAGGACCTGCGTTATTTTCATCAACCAGATCCGGATGAAAATCGGGGTCATGTTCGGGAGCCCCGAGACCACCACGGGCGGCAATGCGCTCAAGTTTTACGCCTCCCAGCGATTGGATATCCGGCGCATAGGGGCCATCAAGGAAGGGGACCAGGTGGTTGGGAACCGGACCCGGGTCAAGGTAGTAAAAAACAAGATCGCCCCCCCCTTCAAGGAGGCCGAATTCGATATTATTTACGGGAGGGGCATTTCCAGGGAAGGAGACATCCTGGACTTGAGCGTCTCCATGGGAATCGTGGAGAAGAGCGGAGCATGGTATTCCTTTGAAGGAGAACGGCTGGGTCAGGGCCGTGAGAATGTCAAGCGGTTCCTTGCGGAAAACCGGGACACCCTGGAGCGTCTTACCCGTATGATCAGGGAAAAGACCGGCCTGATCAAGACAGAGGAGGAAGCCGAAGAAAAGAAGGCAAAGGATTGA
- a CDS encoding phosphatidylglycerophosphatase A, producing the protein MSALQSDRLAFWNSLKKADFSEKTALWLSVWFGMGLVPRAPGTMGTLGAVPLAVAFSFLGLPWAVTALVLFIFLALWSSGKAARILDRPDPGEIVIDEVAGFLVTLFLVPISGATLAAGFVFFRVFDILKPYPVKRLERFEGGKGILLDDLMAGLYANLALRLFLWIF; encoded by the coding sequence ATGTCTGCTCTTCAATCTGATAGGTTGGCTTTCTGGAACTCTTTAAAAAAAGCCGATTTTTCCGAAAAAACGGCCTTATGGCTGTCGGTCTGGTTCGGCATGGGGCTTGTTCCCAGGGCGCCCGGGACCATGGGGACCCTGGGGGCCGTTCCTCTGGCGGTGGCCTTTTCTTTCTTGGGGCTTCCGTGGGCCGTGACAGCGCTTGTACTTTTTATCTTCCTGGCCCTCTGGAGTTCGGGAAAGGCGGCGAGGATTTTAGACAGGCCGGATCCCGGGGAGATCGTAATTGACGAAGTCGCCGGGTTCCTTGTAACTCTTTTCCTCGTCCCCATAAGCGGAGCGACCCTGGCGGCGGGGTTCGTATTCTTTCGCGTTTTCGATATCCTCAAACCCTATCCCGTAAAAAGACTCGAACGGTTTGAAGGGGGCAAGGGGATCCTCCTGGATGACCTCATGGCAGGGCTTTATGCCAACCTGGCCCTGAGGCTTTTTCTATGGATCTTTTGA